The Channa argus isolate prfri chromosome 22, Channa argus male v1.0, whole genome shotgun sequence genome has a window encoding:
- the tmem248 gene encoding transmembrane protein 248 isoform X3, giving the protein MHRRKKMVYLLNPIENLRSYINNRPPLVIFMISVSAVAIAFLTIGYFFKIKEIKSPELTEDWNTFLLRFNELDFCVSENETIKHGLNESTTPESLVVTSGQARSSTQAPLLLEESGPINISVPITLTLDPQRPFGGYSRNITHLYATVLGQQVGLSGREAHEEINITFTLPVSWNSDDCVLHGHCEQVVFSTCMTITAASNIFPVTVRQPPHCMPETYTNATSWYKVFTTVRDSDTKYSQDYNPFWCYKGAIGKVYHALNPKLTVIVPDDDRSLINLHLMHTSYFLFVMVITMFCYAVIKGRPGKVRQTNLDFCPEKVALSEG; this is encoded by the exons Atgcacagaaggaaaaaaatg GTGTACCTCCTAAATCCTATAGAGAATTTGAGAAGCTACATTAACAATCGTCCACCTCTGGTCATTTTTATGATCAGCGTCAGTGCAGTGGCCATTGCCTTCCTGACCATTGGTTATTTCTTCAAGATTAAGGAGATCAAGTCTCCAGAGTTAACAGAG GACTGGAACACCTTTCTCCTGCGTTTCAATGAGCTGGACTTTTGTGTATCAGAGAATGAAACAATAAAGCACGGCTTGAACGAGTCAACCACACCCGAGAGCCTGGTGGTGACCAGTGGCCAGGCTCGTTCTAGCACCCAAGCTCCCCTCCTGCTAGAGGAATCGGGTCCAATCAACATCTCAGTCCCCATTACCCTCACACTGGACCCACAGCGGCCTTTTGGAGGGTACTCCCGTAATATCACCCACCTCTATGCCACAGTGTTGGGGCAGCAAGTTGGCCTATCTG GCCGGGAGGCCCATGAAGAAATAAACATCACTTTCACCCTGCCCGTATCCTGGAACTCAGACGACTGTGTGCTGCATGGCCACTGTGAGCAGGTGGTGTTCAGCACTTGCATGACCATCACAGCGGCCAGCAATATCTTCCCAGTCACAGT caGGCAGCCACCCCACTGCATGCCAGAGACATACACCAATGCCACATCCTGGTACAAGGTGTTCACCACGGTCCGTGACTCAGACACCAAGTACAGTCAGGACTACAACCCCTTCTGGTGTTACAAAGGAGCAATTGGCAAGGTTTACCACGCACTCAACCCGAAGCTTACGGTCATCGTTCCAGAT GATGACCGTTCCCTCATCAACTTGCATCTGATGCACACTAGCTACTTCCTGTTTGTCATGGTCATCACTATGTTCTGCTATGCAGTAATCAAGGGTCGACCTGGCAAAGTACGACAAACCAACCTTGACTTCTGCCCTGAGAAG GTGGCATTGTCAGAGGGTTAA
- the LOC137108185 gene encoding zinc finger protein 239-like produces the protein MEKKNQDTEHWRNKATKRSKAGSFSGSNSQEKWRKTKTHKLHQVSPALSTLKIHHRVSCGECGKTFTQKHSLKLHQRVHTGDKPYGCGLCGKTFSQKSNLQQHQHVHTGDKPYGCGLCGKTFSQKSNLQQHQHVHTGDKPYGCGLCGKTFSQKSNLQQHQHVHTANKPYGCGLCGKTFSQKGSLQQHQHVHTGDKPYGCGVCGKFFSQNCNLKRHQRVHTGENS, from the exons ATGGAGAAGAAGAACCAGGACACAGAGCACTGGAGAAACAAGGCCACCAAAAGGAGCAAAGCAGGCTCCTTTTCCGGTTCCAACTCTCAGGAG aaatggagaaaaacaaagacacataaacTTCATCAAGTCTCCCCAGCACTATCAACACTGAAGATTCATCATAGAGTCTCATGTGGTGAATGTGGAAAAACCTTTACTCAGAAACACAGTCTAAAACTGCACCAGCGTGTTCATACTGGAGATAAACCTTATGGTTGTGGTCTGTGTGGAAAAACTTTCAGTCAGAAAAGCAATCTACAACAGCACCAGCATGTTCATACTGGAGATAAACCTTATGGTTGTGGTCTGTGTGGAAAAACTTTCAGTCAGAAAAGCAATCTACAACAGCACCAGCATGTTCATACTGGAGATAAACCTTATGGTTGTGGTCTGTGTGGAAAAACTTTCAGTCAGAAAAGCAATCTACAACAGCACCAGCATGTTCATACTGCAAATAAACCTTATGGTTGTGGTCTGTGTGGAAAAACTTTCAGTCAAAAAGGCAGTCTACAACAGCACCAGCATGTTCATACTGGAGATAAACCTTATGGATGTGGTGTGTGTGGAAAATTTTTCTCTCAGAATTGCAATCTAAAACGGCACCAGCGtgttcacactggagagaaTTCCTAA
- the tmem248 gene encoding transmembrane protein 248 isoform X2 produces MHRRKKMVYLLNPIENLRSYINNRPPLVIFMISVSAVAIAFLTIGYFFKIKEIKSPELTEDWNTFLLRFNELDFCVSENETIKHGLNESTTPESLVVTSGQARSSTQAPLLLEESGPINISVPITLTLDPQRPFGGYSRNITHLYATVLGQQVGLSGREAHEEINITFTLPVSWNSDDCVLHGHCEQVVFSTCMTITAASNIFPVTVQPPHCMPETYTNATSWYKVFTTVRDSDTKYSQDYNPFWCYKGAIGKVYHALNPKLTVIVPDDDRSLINLHLMHTSYFLFVMVITMFCYAVIKGRPGKVRQTNLDFCPEKVQPTPAVLYDVNRWHCQRVKTASERSVRTYL; encoded by the exons Atgcacagaaggaaaaaaatg GTGTACCTCCTAAATCCTATAGAGAATTTGAGAAGCTACATTAACAATCGTCCACCTCTGGTCATTTTTATGATCAGCGTCAGTGCAGTGGCCATTGCCTTCCTGACCATTGGTTATTTCTTCAAGATTAAGGAGATCAAGTCTCCAGAGTTAACAGAG GACTGGAACACCTTTCTCCTGCGTTTCAATGAGCTGGACTTTTGTGTATCAGAGAATGAAACAATAAAGCACGGCTTGAACGAGTCAACCACACCCGAGAGCCTGGTGGTGACCAGTGGCCAGGCTCGTTCTAGCACCCAAGCTCCCCTCCTGCTAGAGGAATCGGGTCCAATCAACATCTCAGTCCCCATTACCCTCACACTGGACCCACAGCGGCCTTTTGGAGGGTACTCCCGTAATATCACCCACCTCTATGCCACAGTGTTGGGGCAGCAAGTTGGCCTATCTG GCCGGGAGGCCCATGAAGAAATAAACATCACTTTCACCCTGCCCGTATCCTGGAACTCAGACGACTGTGTGCTGCATGGCCACTGTGAGCAGGTGGTGTTCAGCACTTGCATGACCATCACAGCGGCCAGCAATATCTTCCCAGTCACAGT GCAGCCACCCCACTGCATGCCAGAGACATACACCAATGCCACATCCTGGTACAAGGTGTTCACCACGGTCCGTGACTCAGACACCAAGTACAGTCAGGACTACAACCCCTTCTGGTGTTACAAAGGAGCAATTGGCAAGGTTTACCACGCACTCAACCCGAAGCTTACGGTCATCGTTCCAGAT GATGACCGTTCCCTCATCAACTTGCATCTGATGCACACTAGCTACTTCCTGTTTGTCATGGTCATCACTATGTTCTGCTATGCAGTAATCAAGGGTCGACCTGGCAAAGTACGACAAACCAACCTTGACTTCTGCCCTGAGAAGGTACAACCGACACCAGCAGTGCTATATGACGTGAACAG GTGGCATTGTCAGAGGGTTAAAACGGCATCAGAAAGATCTGTCAGAACGTATCTGTAA
- the tmem248 gene encoding transmembrane protein 248 isoform X1, with product MHRRKKMVYLLNPIENLRSYINNRPPLVIFMISVSAVAIAFLTIGYFFKIKEIKSPELTEDWNTFLLRFNELDFCVSENETIKHGLNESTTPESLVVTSGQARSSTQAPLLLEESGPINISVPITLTLDPQRPFGGYSRNITHLYATVLGQQVGLSGREAHEEINITFTLPVSWNSDDCVLHGHCEQVVFSTCMTITAASNIFPVTVRQPPHCMPETYTNATSWYKVFTTVRDSDTKYSQDYNPFWCYKGAIGKVYHALNPKLTVIVPDDDRSLINLHLMHTSYFLFVMVITMFCYAVIKGRPGKVRQTNLDFCPEKVQPTPAVLYDVNRWHCQRVKTASERSVRTYL from the exons Atgcacagaaggaaaaaaatg GTGTACCTCCTAAATCCTATAGAGAATTTGAGAAGCTACATTAACAATCGTCCACCTCTGGTCATTTTTATGATCAGCGTCAGTGCAGTGGCCATTGCCTTCCTGACCATTGGTTATTTCTTCAAGATTAAGGAGATCAAGTCTCCAGAGTTAACAGAG GACTGGAACACCTTTCTCCTGCGTTTCAATGAGCTGGACTTTTGTGTATCAGAGAATGAAACAATAAAGCACGGCTTGAACGAGTCAACCACACCCGAGAGCCTGGTGGTGACCAGTGGCCAGGCTCGTTCTAGCACCCAAGCTCCCCTCCTGCTAGAGGAATCGGGTCCAATCAACATCTCAGTCCCCATTACCCTCACACTGGACCCACAGCGGCCTTTTGGAGGGTACTCCCGTAATATCACCCACCTCTATGCCACAGTGTTGGGGCAGCAAGTTGGCCTATCTG GCCGGGAGGCCCATGAAGAAATAAACATCACTTTCACCCTGCCCGTATCCTGGAACTCAGACGACTGTGTGCTGCATGGCCACTGTGAGCAGGTGGTGTTCAGCACTTGCATGACCATCACAGCGGCCAGCAATATCTTCCCAGTCACAGT caGGCAGCCACCCCACTGCATGCCAGAGACATACACCAATGCCACATCCTGGTACAAGGTGTTCACCACGGTCCGTGACTCAGACACCAAGTACAGTCAGGACTACAACCCCTTCTGGTGTTACAAAGGAGCAATTGGCAAGGTTTACCACGCACTCAACCCGAAGCTTACGGTCATCGTTCCAGAT GATGACCGTTCCCTCATCAACTTGCATCTGATGCACACTAGCTACTTCCTGTTTGTCATGGTCATCACTATGTTCTGCTATGCAGTAATCAAGGGTCGACCTGGCAAAGTACGACAAACCAACCTTGACTTCTGCCCTGAGAAGGTACAACCGACACCAGCAGTGCTATATGACGTGAACAG GTGGCATTGTCAGAGGGTTAAAACGGCATCAGAAAGATCTGTCAGAACGTATCTGTAA